The proteins below are encoded in one region of Oncorhynchus masou masou isolate Uvic2021 chromosome 15, UVic_Omas_1.1, whole genome shotgun sequence:
- the LOC135555805 gene encoding male-specific lethal 1-like 1, with amino-acid sequence MTMTSTVFTSGGYKLDTVGKIDLVKAPAGGTPDSFIGLRREPSEYVIGVPNVLGSIHNSSGQQLHGKAKVVPGQALITCRPGSGQNPGLGSGQEENWVIFGAQTPQGKPMGGDGTTPIKSKTLLGQTNSNMGKTDLAVLNTIKQPWDDAVCGREVRGATTASIMVAQSSEHSPDGKRGNIRKGPGHSPTQTSCIRQILLLQLELIEQQQQQLQSKSKEIDDLKAEKEMLMARIERMARRLQLGKKDGCDQCPNHIPSLQEDQAAMPGTPEGQGLSECHSSHTPRTLNFGRGGKGHKRRFLFQDPRAAKRRAQAKASQSPHNEALLPKEEPLDGEEFSDGSPGTSSAATEELDYLSTTDMYLCRWHVPPLSPTSREPSPKKEEPVAIPSWKENLMEPLGEEEEAASDIPENLDDNVFLKRHSKHELDEKRRKRWDIQRIREQRMFQRLQQRMNKRKGIQESEPEVFSFYPEAEDVESLMITPHLPVVVFGRPLPKLSRRIFDLPWLDERSRCRVEVPKKQTPHRTCRK; translated from the exons ATGACAATGACATCCACTGTGTTCACAAGTGGAGGATATAAGCTAGACACAGTAGGGAAGATTGATTTGGTCAAAGCTCCAGCAGGAGGAACACCAGATTCCTTCATTGGCCTGAGGAGGGAGCCAAGTGAATACGTCATCGGAGTCCCAAACGTGCTGGGCAGTATCCACAACAGCAGCGGCCAGCAGCTCCACGGGAAAGCCAAGGTGGTGCCAGGACAGGCACTGATTACCTGCAGGCCTGGATCTGGACAGAACCCTGGGCTTGGGTCTGGGCAAGAGGAGAACTGGGTGATCTTTGGAGCCCAAACTCCCCAGGGTAAACCAATGGGGGGCGATGGCACCACACCAATCAAGAGCAAGACACTACTAGGACAGACAAACAGCAATATGGGCAAGACAGACCTTGCAGTGCTCAACACTATCAAACAGCCCTGGGACGATGCAGTGTGTGGCAGGGAGGTCAGAGgggctactactgcatcaatcaTGGTGGCACAGTCATCAGAACACAGCCCAGATGGCAAAAGAGGGAATATTAGGAAAGGACCTGGTCACTCCCCTACACAGACCAGCTGCATACGCCAGATCCTCCTCCTCCAACTGGAACTCATTgaacaacagcaacagcagctcCAGTCCAAGAGCAAGGAGATAGATGACCTCAAAGCTGAGAAGGAAATG CTCATGGCGCGGATCGAGCGCATGGCTCGCCGTCTGCAGCTAGGTAAGAAGGATGGGTGTGACCAGTGCCCCAACCACATCCCTAGCCTGCAGGAAGACCAGGCGGCAATGCCAGGGACACCAGAGGGGCAGGGGCTGTCTGAGTGCCACAGCAGCCATACACCCCGAACGCTGAATTTTGGCAGAGGAGGCAAGGGCCACAAACG GCGTTTCCTCTTCCAGGACCCCAGGGCAGCCAAACGACGTGCCCAAGCCAAGGCCTCCCAGTCCCCACACAACGAGGCGCTTCTCCCCAAAGAGGAGCCTCTGGACGGGGAAGAGTTTTCGGATGGGTCTCCTGGGACCAGCTCGGCCGCCACTGAGGAACTAGACTACCTGTCCACCACAGACATGTACTTGTGTCGCTGGCATGTGCCTCCCCTGTCACCAACTTCGCGGGAGCCCTCACCCAAGAAGGAGGAGCCTGTGGCCA TTCCCTCGTGGAAGGAAAACCTTATGGAGCccctgggagaggaggaggaggcggcaTCTGATATCCCTGAG AATCTGGATGACAATGTCTTCCTGAAACGCCACTCGAAGCATGAACTGgatgagaagagaaggaagag ATGGGACATCCAGCGGATCCGTGAGCAGCGGATGTTCCAGCGACTGCAGCAGCGCATGAACAAGAGGAAGGGTATCCAAGAGAGTGAGCCAGAAGTGTTCTCCTTCTACCCAGAAGCCGAGGATG tggAGTCCCTCATGATCACCCCCCACCTTCCAGTGGTGGTGTTTGGCCGACCTCTGCCAAAGCTGTCAAGACG GATCTTTGACCTGCCCTGGCTGGACGAGCGAAGCCGCTGTCGAGTAGAGGTGCCCAAAAAGCAGACCCCACACCGGACCTGCCGAAAATAA